In one window of Agrobacterium larrymoorei DNA:
- the glgX gene encoding glycogen debranching protein GlgX, whose product MAQFGSSIQPGDFKRLGANFDGEGVNFAIFSAHAERVELCLFDETGKTEIERITLPEFTNEIWHGYIPGLKPGALYGYRVHGPYDPEKGHRFNPNKLLVDPYAREIVGDIEWGQEQFGYTLDAEEKDLSFNDSDSASKMPKCRVIDPKDYDWSGDARPNIPWSKTIFYETHVKGFTKLHPALPEELKGTYDGLGNKDVVGYIKSLGITSIELLPTHYFPDDSHLLDKGLKNFWGYNSLGFFAPASRYYGPRAMAGFRDMVRSFHDAGIEVILDVVYNHTAEGNELGPTLSFKGIDNFSYYRTLPDQPRYYINDTGTGNTVNTSHPRVLQMVTDSLRYWAEDMHIDGFRFDLGTILGREPEGFDQRSGFFDAVGQDPVLSRLKLVGEPWDIGPGGYQVGGFPPGWAEWNDKYRDTVREYWKDEDGTAGDFAARVLGSGDVYDLRGRKTWASVNFITAHDGFTLNDLVSYNDKHNEANGEDNKDGHSDNRSFNYGAEGPTEDEGINAVRDRQKRNFLATLLLSHGTPMILAGDEFGRSQMGNNNGYCQDSDLSWVHWEGLPESAETLRDFTRRLIEIRQNHSILRRDSWHDGTHVTWLNPGGGEQKPEHWNDPGSTSLGLRLTREGDGAGEEWKDVLILFNPHEGDVEFKLPEVENGWTTELTTADPTVSGNQIANSQNYTMEGRSLILLRAA is encoded by the coding sequence ATGGCCCAGTTTGGCTCCAGCATCCAGCCCGGCGACTTCAAGCGTTTGGGCGCCAATTTCGATGGCGAAGGCGTCAATTTCGCAATCTTCAGCGCCCATGCCGAAAGGGTTGAACTTTGCCTTTTCGATGAGACCGGCAAGACCGAAATCGAGCGCATCACCCTTCCCGAATTCACCAATGAAATCTGGCACGGCTATATTCCCGGCCTGAAGCCAGGCGCGCTATACGGCTACAGGGTCCACGGCCCATACGATCCGGAGAAGGGTCATCGCTTCAATCCAAACAAGCTTCTTGTCGATCCTTACGCTCGCGAAATCGTCGGTGACATCGAGTGGGGGCAGGAGCAGTTCGGTTACACGCTGGACGCCGAGGAAAAGGACCTGTCCTTCAATGATAGCGACAGCGCTTCCAAGATGCCGAAATGCCGGGTGATCGACCCGAAGGATTATGACTGGAGCGGAGATGCGCGCCCGAATATTCCGTGGTCCAAAACGATCTTCTACGAGACCCACGTCAAAGGTTTCACCAAGCTGCATCCTGCGCTGCCGGAAGAACTGAAGGGCACCTATGATGGCTTGGGCAACAAGGATGTCGTCGGCTACATCAAGAGCCTCGGCATTACCTCCATCGAACTGCTGCCGACACATTATTTCCCGGATGACTCGCACCTGCTGGACAAGGGCCTGAAGAATTTCTGGGGCTACAACTCGCTCGGCTTCTTTGCTCCCGCTTCACGCTATTACGGCCCCCGTGCCATGGCCGGCTTCCGCGACATGGTGCGCAGCTTCCACGACGCAGGCATCGAGGTCATTCTGGACGTGGTCTATAACCACACGGCGGAAGGCAACGAGCTTGGGCCGACCCTATCCTTCAAGGGTATCGACAACTTCTCCTATTACCGCACCCTGCCCGACCAGCCGCGTTATTACATCAACGACACCGGCACGGGTAACACGGTCAACACGTCGCATCCGCGCGTTCTCCAGATGGTGACGGATTCTCTTCGTTACTGGGCAGAGGACATGCATATCGATGGCTTCCGCTTCGATCTGGGCACGATTCTGGGCCGCGAGCCGGAAGGCTTCGACCAGCGCAGCGGCTTCTTCGATGCCGTCGGTCAGGATCCTGTGCTGTCTCGTCTGAAACTCGTCGGCGAGCCATGGGATATCGGCCCCGGCGGTTATCAGGTCGGCGGCTTCCCGCCCGGCTGGGCAGAATGGAACGACAAGTATCGTGACACGGTTCGCGAATACTGGAAGGACGAAGACGGAACTGCGGGCGATTTCGCCGCGCGCGTTCTCGGCTCCGGCGATGTCTATGATCTGCGTGGCCGCAAGACCTGGGCCAGCGTCAACTTCATCACCGCCCATGATGGCTTCACGCTGAACGACCTCGTTTCCTATAACGACAAGCACAACGAGGCCAACGGCGAAGACAACAAGGACGGCCACAGCGACAACCGCAGCTTCAACTACGGCGCCGAAGGCCCGACGGAAGATGAAGGTATCAACGCCGTTCGCGATCGTCAGAAGCGCAACTTCCTCGCTACGCTGCTGCTTTCCCACGGCACGCCGATGATCCTTGCCGGTGACGAATTTGGCCGCAGCCAGATGGGCAATAATAACGGCTATTGCCAGGACAGCGACCTAAGCTGGGTACACTGGGAAGGCCTGCCGGAGAGCGCCGAAACGCTGCGCGACTTCACCCGCCGCCTGATCGAGATTCGACAGAACCACTCGATCCTGCGTCGGGATAGCTGGCACGATGGAACGCACGTCACCTGGCTGAACCCGGGCGGCGGCGAACAGAAGCCGGAACATTGGAACGATCCCGGCAGCACGTCGCTCGGTTTGCGCCTGACCCGTGAGGGCGACGGCGCTGGTGAGGAATGGAAGGACGTCCTCATCCTGTTCAACCCGCATGAGGGTGACGTGGAGTTCAAGTTGCCGGAAGTCGAAAATGGCTGGACAACCGAGCTGACCACAGCCGACCCGACCGTCAGCGGCAACCAGATCGCCAACTCCCAGAACTACACCATGGAAGGCCGAAGCCTGATATTGCTCCGCGCCGCCTGA
- a CDS encoding LysR family transcriptional regulator: MTVSFRQPLPLLDNDILRTFVAIAETGNFSTAAEVVFRTPSAVSMQIKKLEEQLKTTLFLRDARSVTLTAHGETLLTYARRMIALSNEAVSRFVMPELSGVVRLGAPEDIGERGLLPGILKRFAEAFPAIMVDVTIDSSSQLYKRMDEQRLDLALVNCSAHPLRDTGEVLMRERLVWAGAKCGTAHLRDPLPISIWEDGCIWRSEAINSLEKKNRSYRVAYLSGHTMAQRAAIEADLAIAPLPRSYVQNDMVILGEKEGLPELGCFDIRLITSEKPSRPVQAVADSIRNAFRDVAQPVAA, encoded by the coding sequence ATGACAGTTTCCTTTCGCCAGCCTCTGCCTCTGCTCGACAACGATATTCTGCGGACCTTCGTCGCGATTGCGGAAACAGGTAATTTCTCGACAGCAGCGGAAGTCGTCTTCCGCACGCCATCTGCGGTTTCCATGCAGATCAAGAAGCTTGAAGAGCAATTGAAGACGACGCTCTTTCTCAGGGATGCGCGTTCCGTGACGCTCACCGCTCATGGCGAAACGCTTCTCACCTATGCAAGGCGGATGATTGCGCTTTCCAACGAAGCCGTTTCCCGCTTCGTCATGCCGGAGCTTTCAGGCGTCGTGCGCCTTGGCGCGCCGGAGGACATCGGCGAGCGTGGGCTTCTGCCGGGTATTCTGAAGCGCTTTGCCGAGGCGTTTCCGGCAATCATGGTGGATGTGACCATCGATTCCAGTTCTCAACTCTATAAGCGTATGGATGAGCAGCGGCTCGATCTCGCTCTCGTCAACTGTTCTGCGCATCCGCTGCGGGACACGGGCGAGGTGTTGATGCGCGAGCGGCTGGTCTGGGCTGGCGCAAAATGCGGCACGGCACATTTGCGCGATCCGCTGCCGATCTCGATCTGGGAGGATGGCTGCATCTGGCGCTCGGAAGCCATCAACTCTCTCGAGAAGAAGAACCGAAGCTATCGCGTCGCTTATCTCAGCGGTCATACCATGGCCCAGAGAGCCGCTATCGAGGCCGATCTCGCCATTGCTCCGCTGCCGCGTTCCTACGTGCAGAACGACATGGTGATCCTTGGTGAAAAGGAAGGTCTGCCGGAGCTTGGCTGCTTCGATATTCGCCTCATCACCAGCGAGAAACCGTCGCGTCCCGTGCAGGCTGTCGCAGACAGCATACGCAATGCTTTCCGCGATGTTGCCCAGCCGGTCGCTGCCTAA
- a CDS encoding entericidin A/B family lipoprotein: MTTRVFATIAAVLVTVVSLSSCGNTIRGVGRDTANAVNATQDAGRSVDRAARR, encoded by the coding sequence ATGACGACACGCGTTTTCGCAACCATCGCAGCAGTTCTGGTAACGGTTGTTAGCCTGAGTTCTTGCGGCAACACCATTCGCGGTGTGGGCCGCGATACGGCAAACGCCGTAAACGCCACCCAGGATGCAGGCCGAAGCGTAGATCGCGCCGCGCGTCGTTAA
- a CDS encoding ParA family protein, which produces MPIITFANTKGGAGKTTAAVIVASELARMGHRVTLLDADPQQWASRWHGLAKAQKNLSVISDVTDETLDGQIKDLKKRGGYILIDLPGGRSPLLAKAIGFASHVFVPVQGCAMDAVGGAQVLGLLKDLADSCDIHIPHSVILTRISPIITTRSMQAVKTLLAEKMVRVLDTPLIERAAYRDMFVTGGSPQTMDPERVSNLDKARENAEALALEVLKLVPTKAAAAKAPKAAKPLKKAA; this is translated from the coding sequence ATGCCAATCATTACGTTTGCAAACACCAAGGGCGGCGCCGGTAAAACCACGGCTGCCGTCATCGTCGCCAGCGAGCTGGCGCGCATGGGCCATAGGGTCACGCTGCTGGATGCCGATCCGCAGCAATGGGCGTCGCGCTGGCACGGCCTCGCAAAAGCGCAGAAAAACCTGTCCGTCATCTCAGACGTGACGGACGAAACCCTCGACGGTCAGATCAAGGATTTGAAGAAGCGCGGCGGCTATATTCTGATCGACCTTCCCGGCGGGCGTTCGCCGCTTCTGGCGAAAGCCATCGGCTTTGCCAGCCACGTCTTCGTGCCCGTGCAGGGCTGCGCCATGGATGCTGTCGGCGGCGCTCAGGTTCTGGGTCTTCTCAAGGATCTGGCGGATAGTTGCGATATCCACATTCCACACTCGGTCATCCTCACCCGCATCAGCCCCATCATCACCACCCGCTCCATGCAGGCGGTGAAGACGCTTCTGGCCGAGAAGATGGTGCGCGTGCTGGATACGCCGCTGATCGAACGCGCTGCCTATCGAGACATGTTCGTAACCGGCGGTTCTCCGCAGACAATGGACCCGGAACGCGTCAGCAATCTGGATAAGGCGCGCGAGAACGCGGAAGCATTGGCTCTGGAAGTTCTCAAACTCGTCCCGACAAAGGCTGCGGCGGCAAAGGCACCGAAGGCTGCAAAGCCGCTCAAGAAAGCCGCATAA
- a CDS encoding phosphodiester glycosidase family protein, which produces MRKFVGYFLSLLFTTTASGAELPSYCQQLEHQGGNYTVCSFDPHKSEIRLYHRDYMTGEPYVSFSALSSALWRQHQFIVFAMNGGMYHRDLSAVGLYIENGNETTSISTSGGWGNFHMQPNGVFFIEKGGAGVLETSAYLNANKKPEFATQSGPMLVVDGKLHPRFLADSDSFKRRNGVGVSPDGVVHFAISENPVRFYDFATLFRDALHSPNALYLDGTISSADIPAMGRRDDLFPMGPIIAVVDRVPDL; this is translated from the coding sequence ATGCGGAAGTTTGTAGGATATTTTCTGTCGCTGCTGTTTACTACGACCGCAAGTGGAGCGGAGCTGCCCTCCTACTGTCAGCAGTTGGAACATCAGGGTGGCAACTACACGGTTTGCAGTTTCGACCCGCATAAAAGCGAGATCAGGCTTTATCATCGCGACTATATGACCGGGGAACCCTACGTCTCCTTCTCCGCGCTTTCATCGGCTTTGTGGCGTCAGCACCAGTTCATTGTCTTCGCCATGAATGGCGGCATGTATCACCGCGATCTTTCGGCGGTCGGTCTTTACATCGAGAATGGTAACGAAACGACGTCGATCAGTACGAGTGGCGGCTGGGGCAATTTTCACATGCAGCCAAATGGCGTCTTCTTCATCGAAAAGGGTGGAGCGGGCGTTTTGGAAACCAGCGCCTATCTGAATGCCAACAAGAAGCCGGAGTTCGCGACGCAGTCCGGGCCGATGCTGGTCGTCGATGGAAAACTGCATCCGCGCTTTCTGGCCGATAGCGACAGCTTCAAGCGCAGAAACGGGGTAGGCGTGTCACCGGATGGTGTCGTGCATTTCGCGATATCCGAAAACCCGGTCCGCTTCTACGATTTCGCTACGCTTTTCCGCGACGCGCTTCATTCGCCGAATGCACTCTATCTGGACGGAACTATTTCCAGCGCCGATATCCCCGCCATGGGGCGACGGGACGACCTGTTCCCCATGGGACCGATCATCGCCGTCGTGGACCGTGTGCCCGATTTATAG
- a CDS encoding L-serine ammonia-lyase, with translation MFLSVFDVFKIGIGPSSSHTMGPMSAASRFLDLILSDEWPRPSGASVSAIRVSLHGSLAFTGIGHGSGRAVVLGLTGEKPDQVDPDAMDGIIEKVERSGLVTPPGHPSYVFRPAEDLIFDKKNPLPGHANGMTFSAFDNQGRMLLKRIYYSVGGGFVVTDTELEAMRQRGKTIDNGPKVPYPFASAKEMLEMAERSGRTIAQMKRANEETVMGRDALNDRLDQIWEAMNGCIERGLKGEGIMPGGLKVRRRARSIHDKLNAEWRSNRLNPVLANDWLSVYAMAVNEENAAGGRVVTAPTNGAAGVVPATVRYFRHFHEDASVDDIRDFLLTAAAIGGIIKHNASISGAEVGCQGEVGSAAAMAAAGLAAVMGGSPAQIENAAEIALEHHLGMTCDPVAGLVQVPCIERNALGAVKAVTAASLALKGDGQHFVPLDACIETMRQTGNDMSEKYKETSTGGLAVNVVEC, from the coding sequence ATGTTTCTTTCGGTCTTCGACGTTTTCAAAATCGGCATCGGACCATCCAGTTCGCACACGATGGGACCGATGTCGGCTGCGAGCCGCTTTCTCGATCTCATCCTCTCGGATGAATGGCCACGCCCTTCGGGCGCTTCCGTTTCCGCCATCAGGGTCAGCCTTCACGGATCTCTCGCCTTTACCGGCATCGGTCACGGTTCCGGGCGCGCCGTCGTTCTGGGCCTGACCGGCGAGAAGCCTGATCAGGTGGATCCCGATGCGATGGACGGCATCATTGAAAAGGTGGAACGCTCCGGTCTGGTCACGCCACCCGGCCATCCGTCTTATGTCTTCCGCCCGGCTGAAGACCTGATCTTCGACAAGAAAAACCCGTTGCCCGGCCATGCCAACGGCATGACATTCTCTGCCTTCGATAATCAGGGCCGAATGCTGCTGAAGCGCATCTACTACTCGGTGGGCGGCGGTTTCGTGGTGACGGATACCGAGTTGGAGGCGATGCGCCAGCGCGGCAAGACAATCGATAACGGACCGAAAGTGCCTTATCCCTTCGCCTCCGCCAAGGAGATGCTGGAGATGGCGGAACGCTCCGGTCGCACCATCGCCCAGATGAAACGCGCCAACGAAGAAACAGTGATGGGTCGCGATGCGCTGAATGATCGTCTCGACCAAATCTGGGAGGCGATGAACGGCTGCATCGAACGCGGCCTGAAAGGCGAGGGCATCATGCCCGGCGGTCTCAAGGTCCGTCGTCGCGCGCGCTCCATTCATGACAAGCTGAACGCCGAGTGGCGCAGCAACCGGCTGAACCCGGTGCTCGCCAATGACTGGCTGAGCGTCTACGCCATGGCCGTCAATGAGGAGAATGCGGCGGGTGGCCGCGTCGTCACCGCGCCGACAAATGGCGCTGCCGGTGTGGTGCCTGCCACCGTGCGCTATTTCCGCCATTTCCATGAGGATGCATCGGTCGACGACATCCGCGATTTCCTTCTGACGGCAGCCGCCATCGGCGGCATCATCAAGCACAATGCCTCGATCTCCGGCGCGGAAGTCGGCTGTCAGGGCGAAGTCGGCTCCGCTGCTGCAATGGCCGCGGCAGGGCTGGCGGCTGTCATGGGCGGTTCTCCGGCGCAGATTGAAAATGCTGCGGAAATTGCGCTGGAACACCACCTCGGCATGACCTGCGATCCGGTCGCGGGTCTGGTGCAGGTGCCCTGCATCGAGCGCAATGCGCTCGGCGCAGTCAAAGCGGTCACAGCGGCCTCGCTCGCGTTGAAGGGCGATGGCCAGCATTTCGTGCCGCTGGATGCCTGCATCGAAACCATGCGCCAGACCGGCAACGATATGAGCGAAAAATACAAGGAAACCTCCACGGGTGGCCTTGCGGTGAATGTGGTGGAATGCTGA
- a CDS encoding DUF1489 family protein, translated as MALHLIKLCVGADSIEDLRDWVSQRSLTAIAAGLEPHSVHTTRMIPKRMEELLEGGSLYWVIKGQVQARQKLLDIRSFTGGDGITRCDLVLGPEVIETSPAPKRPFQGWRYLKDEEAPRDLGGAGLSDDMPSDLRRELAELGLL; from the coding sequence ATGGCTCTACATCTCATCAAGCTTTGCGTCGGCGCGGATTCTATCGAGGATCTGCGGGATTGGGTTTCGCAGCGTTCACTCACCGCCATTGCGGCGGGTCTGGAGCCGCACAGCGTCCATACCACGCGCATGATCCCCAAACGCATGGAGGAACTGCTGGAAGGCGGTTCGCTCTATTGGGTGATCAAAGGGCAGGTTCAGGCGCGTCAGAAGCTTCTCGATATCCGCTCCTTCACCGGCGGGGACGGCATCACGCGTTGCGATCTGGTGCTTGGACCGGAGGTCATCGAAACCTCTCCCGCGCCGAAACGTCCATTTCAGGGCTGGCGTTATCTGAAAGACGAGGAAGCTCCCCGCGATCTCGGAGGCGCCGGTCTTTCCGACGATATGCCATCGGACCTTCGCCGCGAACTGGCGGAACTGGGACTGCTCTGA